A part of Streptomyces sp. NBC_01235 genomic DNA contains:
- a CDS encoding ATP-binding protein, whose amino-acid sequence METDPPRDQHRPVTGRRPVLLGRHAECQALDRLVEALHAGQSRSLVLRGEAGVGKTALLDHLLDQAADCRVVSATGVQAEMELPFAALHQLLAPMLDLLNSLPGPQRDALGTAFGIHAGPPPDRFLLGLAVLGLFAKAAERRPLVCVIDDAQWLDRASAQVFAFVARRLFAESVACVFAVRDSSDGHDLSGLPVLDLVGLHDDDARGLLRSEIPGRMDEQVCERIIAEARGNPLALLELPRELTHAELAGGFGSPTAQTLRGRIEDSFLRRLEPLPAQTRQLLLLAAAEPLGDPALVWRAATRLGNPAGTAAVVAADDLIEFGPRIRLRHPLVRSAVYRAASPDERRTVHRALAEATDAEADPDRRAWHRAHATVEPDEGVAAELERSAGRAQRRGGLAAAAAFLERAAALTPGSGRRAERALAAAQAKHEAGAPDAALSLLAAALAGPLDELQRARASLLRAEIAFTTNRGNLAPPTLLEVARQLEPLDVGLARETHLQALSAAMFAGRLAVEGGGLLEVAAAARTAPTTSEAPRAADMLLDALVLLLTEDARAATQAMRRALRAFLEDDISPAEELRWLWLAFIVAVALWDDRSCRVLADRHLRLARDTGALAGLPLALTSRIFVHLFQGELAEAASLSEEVRTIVTATGFQITHYGALALAAWQGRQSEVEQLVRVTTSEAASRGEGVGLSVADWASAVLYNGLGRYEEARAAAERVVLDPPAPGVAVHWGPAELVEAAVRSGDSESASRALDRLVRTTQASPTDWALGIEARSRALLARGTAAEGLYREAIDRLGRALCRADLGRAHLLYGEWLRRERRRVEARDQLRIAHELFADAGMDAFAERAARELKATGETARKRSAEIGSDDLTPREAQIARLASEGLTNTEIGSRLFVSPRTVEYHLHKVFAKTGVASRGALVTVLADGGRKVRSS is encoded by the coding sequence ATGGAGACGGATCCGCCGCGCGACCAGCACAGACCGGTCACGGGGCGTCGCCCCGTGTTGCTGGGACGGCACGCCGAATGCCAGGCGCTCGACCGGCTTGTCGAGGCTCTCCACGCGGGCCAGAGCCGGTCTCTGGTCCTGCGCGGGGAAGCGGGGGTCGGCAAGACCGCGCTGCTGGACCATCTGCTGGACCAGGCTGCCGACTGCCGCGTGGTGTCCGCAACGGGGGTCCAGGCCGAGATGGAGCTTCCGTTCGCAGCCCTCCATCAACTCCTGGCGCCCATGCTGGACCTGCTGAACTCCTTGCCGGGACCTCAGCGTGACGCGCTCGGCACGGCGTTCGGGATCCATGCCGGGCCCCCACCGGACCGCTTCCTTCTCGGCCTGGCTGTGCTCGGCCTGTTCGCAAAGGCAGCCGAGCGCAGGCCGCTCGTGTGCGTGATCGACGATGCGCAGTGGCTCGACCGCGCCTCCGCGCAAGTGTTCGCCTTCGTTGCGCGGCGGCTTTTCGCGGAGTCGGTGGCCTGCGTTTTCGCGGTACGCGACTCCAGCGATGGGCATGACCTGTCCGGACTGCCGGTGCTGGACCTCGTAGGCCTGCACGACGATGACGCACGGGGTCTGCTCCGCTCGGAGATCCCCGGCCGGATGGACGAACAGGTGTGTGAGCGGATCATCGCCGAGGCCCGCGGCAACCCACTGGCGCTTCTGGAGCTGCCACGCGAACTGACCCACGCCGAGCTCGCGGGCGGTTTCGGGTCGCCCACCGCACAGACGCTTCGTGGGCGCATCGAGGACAGCTTCCTCAGACGGCTGGAGCCACTGCCCGCGCAGACTCGCCAGCTGTTGCTGCTGGCAGCCGCAGAGCCGCTCGGTGACCCGGCGCTGGTCTGGCGTGCGGCCACACGGCTGGGGAACCCGGCCGGCACCGCGGCCGTCGTCGCCGCGGACGACCTGATCGAGTTCGGTCCCCGGATCCGGTTGCGGCATCCGCTCGTACGGTCGGCGGTCTACCGGGCAGCCTCGCCGGACGAACGCAGGACGGTTCATCGCGCCCTGGCGGAGGCGACCGATGCCGAGGCCGATCCGGACCGGCGCGCGTGGCACCGCGCGCACGCCACGGTGGAGCCGGACGAGGGCGTCGCCGCGGAACTCGAACGCTCGGCCGGGCGTGCACAGAGGCGGGGCGGCCTGGCCGCGGCCGCCGCCTTCCTGGAGCGCGCCGCCGCGCTCACGCCCGGGTCCGGGCGCCGGGCAGAACGCGCCCTGGCCGCCGCACAGGCGAAGCATGAGGCCGGGGCACCCGACGCCGCGCTGTCGCTGCTGGCCGCGGCACTGGCCGGCCCGCTCGACGAGCTGCAACGCGCCCGCGCGTCCTTGCTGCGCGCCGAGATCGCGTTCACCACGAATCGTGGCAACCTCGCTCCGCCGACGCTGCTCGAGGTAGCCAGGCAACTTGAGCCGTTGGACGTCGGACTGGCGCGCGAAACGCATCTGCAGGCGTTGTCCGCGGCGATGTTCGCCGGCCGCCTGGCGGTCGAGGGCGGCGGTCTCCTGGAGGTCGCGGCAGCCGCCCGCACGGCGCCGACCACGTCGGAGGCACCGCGTGCCGCCGACATGCTCCTCGATGCGTTGGTCCTGCTCCTCACGGAGGACGCACGGGCCGCGACGCAGGCCATGCGGCGGGCCCTGCGCGCTTTCCTGGAAGACGACATCTCCCCTGCGGAGGAGCTCCGGTGGCTGTGGCTCGCCTTCATCGTCGCCGTGGCACTGTGGGACGACAGGTCCTGTCGTGTGCTGGCAGATCGTCACCTCCGCCTCGCCCGTGACACCGGCGCGCTCGCCGGGCTGCCCCTGGCCCTGACTTCGCGTATCTTCGTGCACCTCTTCCAGGGCGAACTGGCCGAAGCGGCGTCGCTGAGCGAAGAGGTGCGCACCATCGTCACGGCGACCGGTTTTCAGATCACCCACTACGGTGCGCTGGCACTCGCCGCGTGGCAGGGACGGCAGTCCGAGGTCGAACAACTGGTACGCGTCACCACGAGCGAGGCGGCGTCGCGGGGCGAGGGAGTGGGGCTGAGCGTCGCGGACTGGGCCAGTGCGGTGCTCTACAACGGCCTTGGCCGGTACGAGGAGGCCCGAGCCGCCGCCGAACGCGTCGTCCTCGACCCGCCGGCACCGGGCGTCGCGGTGCACTGGGGACCGGCCGAACTGGTTGAAGCGGCAGTCAGGAGTGGCGACAGTGAGAGCGCCTCCCGAGCGCTCGACCGGCTGGTGCGGACGACTCAGGCGAGTCCCACCGACTGGGCTCTCGGGATCGAGGCCCGCTCGCGGGCGCTGCTCGCGCGGGGAACGGCCGCCGAGGGTCTCTACCGGGAGGCGATCGACAGACTGGGACGGGCCCTGTGCCGAGCCGATCTCGGGAGGGCACACCTCCTCTACGGCGAATGGCTGCGCCGCGAGCGGCGCCGGGTCGAGGCACGCGACCAACTGCGCATCGCCCACGAGCTCTTCGCGGACGCAGGCATGGACGCGTTCGCCGAGCGTGCGGCGCGCGAGTTGAAGGCCACCGGGGAGACCGCTCGGAAGCGGAGCGCCGAGATCGGCAGCGACGACCTGACCCCCCGGGAGGCGCAGATAGCGCGACTCGCCAGCGAGGGCCTGACCAATACCGAGATCGGCAGTCGGCTCTTCGTGAGCCCGCGCACTGTCGAGTACCACCTGCACAAGGTCTTCGCCAAGACAGGTGTCGCGTCGCGTGGTGCGCTGGTCACCGTCCTGGCGGACGGCGGCAGAAAGGTGCGGTCCTCCTGA